Proteins co-encoded in one Lineus longissimus chromosome 11, tnLinLong1.2, whole genome shotgun sequence genomic window:
- the LOC135496025 gene encoding uncharacterized protein LOC135496025, with protein MDAEESGEFLSISVILVEPEPEELSGADESRAGADDLKKWMLDMGFSPRPRSTSPVSSPLGRPYEAHKVEAGAIRPVGPLPLALSTPQRLPISPTSGAERLPTPRPSRIPRPSPSTAAAGSSTSQHSTRCKTKGKAAAHTSKCASAAPAVALNLSIHQDQEDQPDAQIPQDQQVEQMPREPGSQIPQDLIEAMTNPEVWGFVQAVLNDQPELLNRLVRCHEENQRMVKNQPHQPIPANMPRNCKCGRCRQMPSVREQVCCGLKWPKCKTLDDNIIQICLNQK; from the exons ATGGATGCTGAAGAGAGTGGGgaatttttatcaatttctgtCATACTTGTGGAACCAGAGCCCGAAGAGTTATCGGGAGCCGACGAAAGCCGTGCTGGTGCCGATGACCTGAAGAAATGGATGCTCGACATGGGCTTTAGCCCACGGCCACGTTCGACCAGCCCGGTGTCATCGCCCCTAGGCAGACCATATGAAGCACACAAGGTGGAAGCCGGCGCGATTAGGCCTGTCGGTCCATTGCCGTTAGCATTGAGCACTCCCCAGCGTTTGCCAATTTCCCCGACTAGCGGAGCCGAACGTCTGCCAACTCCTCGCCCCTCAAGAATCCCCAGGCCTAGTCCCtctactgctgctgctggatCCTCAACA AGTCAACATTCAACCCGATGCAAGACAAAGGGAAAAGCAGCAGCCCATACTTCAAAATGTGCCTCAGCTGCCCCTGCAGTTGCCCTAAATTTATCAATACACCAG GATCAAGAAGATCAACCTGACGCTCAGATTCCACAG GATCAACAAGTTGAGCAGATGCCGCGAGAACCTGGCTCTCAGATTCCACAG GATTTAATTGAAGCCATGACCAACCCTGAAGTGTGGGGATTCGTTCAAGCTGTTCTAAATGACCAGCCTGAGCTCCTCAACCGCTTGGTTCGCTGCCATGAGGAAAACCAGAGAATGGTGAAGAATCAGCCCCACCAACCTATTCCTGCTAATATGCCACGTAATTGCAAGTGTGGACGCTGTAGGCAAATGCCGTCCGTACGTGAGCAAGTGTGTTGTGGACTAAAGTGGCCAAAGTGTAAAACTCTTGATGACAACATTATACAGATTTGCCTGAATCAGAAGTAA